A single region of the Rattus rattus isolate New Zealand chromosome 8, Rrattus_CSIRO_v1, whole genome shotgun sequence genome encodes:
- the LOC116906874 gene encoding eukaryotic translation initiation factor 1-like, with protein MSAIQNLHSFDPFADASKGDDLLSAGTENYIHIRIQQRKGRKTLTTVQGIADDYDKKKLVKVFKKKCACNGTVIEHPEYGEVIQLQDDQLKNICQFLIEIGLAKDDQLKVRGF; from the coding sequence ATGTCCGCTATCCAGAACCTCCACTCTTTCGACCCCTTTGCTGATGCAAGTAAGGGTGATGACCTGCTTTCTGCTGGCACTGAGAATTATATTCATATAAGAATTCAacagagaaaaggcaggaagacCCTTACAACTGTCCAAGGGATCGCTGATGATTACGATAAAAAGAAACTAGTAAAGGTGTTTAAGAAGAAATGTGCCTGCAATGGTACTGTAATTGAACATCCAGAATATGGAGAAGTAATTCAGCTACAGGATGACCAGCTCAAGAACATATGCCAGTTCCTGATAGAGATTGGACTGGCTAAGGACGATCAGCTGAAGGTTCGTGGATTTTAA